GAATCtcaccaatatcatccattgaatcATCTAGATAAAACATacttgacacattttcaaaaTTCAACTTTGTCAAGATCGTGCAATGTTCACATAAATGAAGTgttaaatcagaaaaaaaaaatataaattgaaATATGAATCAATTCATAAAATGTAGGCAAAAAACTACTCATTCTGATATGTATATTAGTCCCAAATAAAATCAATTTCCCAACAACGATTGTTAATGAGGAACTTTCCATCCCAACTAACACACACCAAGGCAAAATGAGTAATACACATAAGATTTGAAGAGAATTATTACGACCAAGAACAACAAATTAGCGGTGATGACGAAATCAATATCACCGTGAATCATGTTAATGGGGAACTTTCCATGGCTTCTTTGACTATGTCTCCCTGAATAACGAAATTAaaatcagaatatatatatatatatactctattCACAATGAAGCTCACAAAGATTACATTGCATCACTAAGTGAAAACAAAAAACATTAATGACACATACATATAATTACTTTGTCTAGCTTTTCATCGAATACCTTGAGTGCAGGTTTGGTGCATAATCACAAATTATCAATAACAAAACCAAACTTGACCATTTGAAGGAGGAGAAAATGGCATCTGATAAGTTTGACCACATTCAGTAATAAATATCAACAACTTTACATTGACAAATCAATAAAGAGGTGGAAAATAGGAATCGGGTTGAATCGACAAAAAGAGGCGATTACCTGATGGTGAATGCGATCTCATTCCGATGGAGGAAAGGGATTAGATTCACATTTTATTTACCTGTTgattgtgtgtgtgtgcgcgAAAACAGCAGAACCACCGATTGGAAGGAGCTATTGATCGGAAGCAGCGAACAGGGGGAAGGAGAGATCATATCTTTGTTCTGTTTTGGAGCTAGGGTTACGAATGGGATAGAATACAATtggtttattgttttaaaatGGAATAAAGGTAGGTCAAAGTATTTACCATAATTATAGGAGTGTATTTGTAGAAATTATTTatcaaattactaaattacccttatttatttgtttgattatttatttattttttaaatattgattggcccacatttatacatacaataacacaataattagtttaaacaaatgaacctagcgctctctctctctctctctctctatatatatatatatatatatatatatatatatatatatatatatatatatatatatatatatatatatatatatatatatatatttgaaatagTTCTTTAGTTCTCTAAAGTGTGTGTGTTATATATACACTCGTGTACTTCCATCGATCTAAGGATCAATAACTTTCCAAGGAATGAAAGAATGAATTCTAGAAGCTTTTTGAAGCCATAATATCATAGTACAACCAACCAAGACTAATGTTATCTTCACTACAATGTTGTGTAATCTTACGACTCTAGAAGACCAGGTGAAAATTAAAATGTTTCTGACCGTTGATCCAATCATTTGCAACAACCATCGATATCTTGCGAATCCACGTACGTACCTTTCAAGTGTGTAGCTTTGACGGGAACTACCAAGTTCTTGTAAAAGAAGCAGACCAAATTCATTCCATCAAATAAAGTATTGTACATCAGAACATATAATAATACTAATGACCTTTCTACATGCGGAAAGCTTATATGAATCCTGAATAATATATAGTTTAGTTGTTACAGATCATATCCGAATTGGCATACGATCACTTAAACTAATGAGCTACACCATTAAACAATGTCTTAATAGTACATATAATTGAGGATTAATTATTAACCACAACACGTGTCTGCTAGCTGACTCATcgccttttaaatattctaacatTCCACCACCCGAAATAGTAACCAGAAGCTTCGATCTTAGCTTATAAACTAATGTCATCAGCAACAAAAAAGGCAAGTACAATATCCGTTGAACGATAGCGTGTATAAACATATGTTAACCAGGGATTGGACACAGGCCGTTTTCAAGGAGACACCAACAACCACTATGTTTATACGTAGTATTATATTAAGACAGTGCTTTCTTTTAGATTCTCTGTTATCATTGAATATATGACATAATCTTTACTTAGTAGTCATCATGTAAGGAATGTTTTCTTTGATGTTTACGTAGTAAAGACACTTGCTTAATTCCTATTGGGTAGGAAACAATTTTTCCCACACTTGGAGGGATACAATTTGATAGATTTTTCTTATCTTCTATATATAAACAATAAGATAATAAGATCCCATACTAGATTTGCAAATGAAAAGGTGAGTGTCATTCGGATTGTGAGATCACTAAAGGAGCACTAAATTTGCTGCGGCTAGAGGATATTTAAAGAGGGGTGTTCCAAGTGAAAGACCAATTTGTGTCGCAAGAGTTGAGACaagaaaaaaattggaaaaaaaaaaaagaaaagaaatggaaggaatgatgggGTGGAGAATGGCGGAGGAAGGGTGGAGGAAGGGACCTTGGACTCCGGCAGAAGATAAGTTGCTTATGGAGTATGTTGCATTGCACGGGGAGGGGAGATGGAGCTCCGTAGCTGGTTACTCAGGTATGCTTCATGTCTTTATCGAAAAAAAGTTATGTGTGTCAATACCTTAAAGAAAAGATCATGGGTAAGCAATACACTCAAGAAAAAGATTATGAATATGCAATAAAATCACGAAAACGAATATGGGTATGAAATAAAATCAAGAAAAAAGATTATGGGTATGTACTACTTTCCTCGTTTTACTTCTTTTCGGTCATTAATATTCTTAATTTTGTCTTTGGCTTTTAGGATTGAAGAGGAATGGAAAGAGTTGTAGGTTACGTTGGGTGAATTACTTAAGACCTGGCCTTAAGAAAGGCCATTTATCGCCTCAAGAGGAAGGCATTATTATCGAGCTTCATGCTTTATGGGGAAACAAGTAATTTTCTCTCTCTTTCAGACACACACAAATTAACATGCGTAACTCATTTTGCAATCTCTAAACCCTTATAACCTTAtttatatgttttgttatatGCAGATGGTCCACAATAGCTAGGTATTTGCCAGGAAGAACAGATAATGAAATAAAGAACTATTGGAGAACTCATTTCAAGACGAAAGGAAAACCTTTGCAAAATGAGAAAAAGAGAAAGTATGAAGCTGAATTTAGCAGTAGTACTCAAGAACAAGGAGTTGGAGGAAGTATGCATAGTGAAACATTACATGAATCAGAAGATAACGATAGTGGGATGATCATTGAACCATCACAAGCCACGCTGCAAGACACCAGAGCCATCTCATGTCCGGTGATCACCAGCGAGCAGCAGCAACAAAATCCGTGTGTCTTGGCTCAAGATGTTGCACGGTGGTGGGACACAGTGTCGGATGATGGCTTATGGAGTAGTGGCTTTTTGTGGAATCAGCTAGATCATGATCATCCAAGCCAAGCTGTGATAGAACAATCATTTAGTTCATGTTTTTGACTTGTAAAAAAAGTTCAGATCTTAGATTCTCTAAGCATGATTCATACGAtagaaatcattttttttttgcttGTACTGTCGTAAGAAATGCATAATTTATAAGTACAATGGAATGTTTGTTTTCACTGTACCTTGTTGgcgttttttctttttcaaaaaggaTCCGTCCAATTATCATTGAAAGCGAACATGATTTATGAACTCCGTCTTGTTCCTTACCACCGGTTCTTTTAGGACATTCATCAAACATTTTCAGGCCAACGCAACAACCAGTGGCGGATTTAGGGGGGTTCCGGGGTGGCACCGTCAACCCCTAAATTTTCCGGCCGCAGTGgaaaaattttcgaaaattttaaaattttttattttttctactatCGTGCAACCCCAATCTTCCCGTGCCACCCCTACTATGAAATCCTGCGTCCGCCCCTGGCAACAACATGCCACAACCCCTTAATTAGCAAGCTATATTCAGCACAAAATTGTTGGTGCTAATAGCAACAAAAGGTGCCATATTCATGTGACGTAAGTGGCAGAGGACGAGTAACTTAACGCAATTAATCCAATGTACACGGGCGGGGAACACGGCCATTAAAGGTAG
The genomic region above belongs to Lactuca sativa cultivar Salinas chromosome 4, Lsat_Salinas_v11, whole genome shotgun sequence and contains:
- the LOC111885868 gene encoding MYB-like transcription factor EOBI, which produces MEGMMGWRMAEEGWRKGPWTPAEDKLLMEYVALHGEGRWSSVAGYSGLKRNGKSCRLRWVNYLRPGLKKGHLSPQEEGIIIELHALWGNKWSTIARYLPGRTDNEIKNYWRTHFKTKGKPLQNEKKRKYEAEFSSSTQEQGVGGSMHSETLHESEDNDSGMIIEPSQATLQDTRAISCPVITSEQQQQNPCVLAQDVARWWDTVSDDGLWSSGFLWNQLDHDHPSQAVIEQSFSSCF